GCGGATTACTCCACACCTGACCGCACGGCGACTGGACAATGAGCGCGTGAACCGTTACAGTTGTTACTATAGAAAAGTCAACAGTATTCGAGCGAGGGTCGAGCAAAGCGGTATCGGATCGTTCGGTCGATACGACAATCTTGTTCATTAGAGAACACAACCAGTGAACACTAGTAGTGAACAATACGGGCAGGGTGATCGTGACGTCTCTGGCGCTGAGATTCGCGAGTTCACCGTATTCGGATCGAACGGCGTTCACGCTGTGTGTCCCATCGAACGGTGAGCGGACTCAGTAGCGCTCGAAGTATCGATCCTCGACTGTCACGAAGAGCGCCATCAGTAGCGCGAACACGGCGGCAGCGATCGCGATTTGGACCCAGTGAACGAGTCCGAGGGGTTCAACGCCGAACAATATACGTAGCGGTGAGACACCCTCCTCAGCCTCTATCTCGTTCGGTCCAGCTCGACCGAGACGCGCACGTGCATCCTCAGGATCGAGTCCCCGTTCCGATGTCTCGAGAGCCGTGGACACGTCCCCGAGAGGCATCGAGTGCCAGTTTTTCTGATCGCTTTCGACGGGTCGTCCAGTTCGTATTGTTCTGAGTGAGACACGTGTGTAGATAGCTAGTCGTTTATATTCGCACGCCACACGCTGAGTCGTTCGGTTCCGTAAGGGAACCATGCGCCAACTCCGGTTTGTCGAACCACTGTAACTGAGTGTTGCATCCTGGTTTGTCGCATCAACGTGGGTGAAACGCAGATATCCGGTATCGATATTGTTTATCGACAACGCGAACTGGTAAGCCCGTTCGACCGCTACGATCGCATACCGACGACGATGCCATCAGTTTCACCGGCCGATCCCGTGCGTTCGATTCTCGTTGCGACTGACGGGAGTGACGTTGCAAGCAGGGCGATCGAGCGCGCACTGACGGTCGCAGAACGGACCGGCGCATCCGTCCACGTCCTCACCGTTGTCGACACCGACGGCGCACCGCTTCGATTCGACATCGAATCCGTCCACGACCTCGAGGACGCCAGAGAGCGACTCGTCGAAGACGTCGTCTCGGCGTTCGACGAGCACACGGTGGACGTAACCGGAGCTGTTCTGCGCGGAACTCCCGCTCGAGCGATCGTCACCTACGCCGAGGAGAACGACGTCGATCTAATCGTGATCGGCCGAACGGGGTACGGAGGAGTTACGGAGACGCTTCTCGGAGGAACGGCCGACCGCGTCGTCCGAACGGCGTCGGTACCGGTCGTCGTCGTGCCCGATCTCGGCGGCGGCGAAGACGAGTGAGGCGGACTGCTATCGATCAGTTTCGGTGTGCGACCGCGCCCCTTCGACGATGTTGCCAGTAACTGAGACAACAGCTCCGATGAGCGAACGCCGTAGACGCGCCGCAGTATAGCTTTACAGTCGCCGTCCACGAATAGAACTCGAGGATGTCCACATCGATTCTCGTCCCGCACGACGGCTCGTCTCACGCTCAAGCAGCGCTCGAG
This genomic stretch from Natrarchaeobius halalkaliphilus harbors:
- a CDS encoding universal stress protein; this encodes MPSVSPADPVRSILVATDGSDVASRAIERALTVAERTGASVHVLTVVDTDGAPLRFDIESVHDLEDARERLVEDVVSAFDEHTVDVTGAVLRGTPARAIVTYAEENDVDLIVIGRTGYGGVTETLLGGTADRVVRTASVPVVVVPDLGGGEDE
- a CDS encoding cation-transporting P-type ATPase, whose product is MPLGDVSTALETSERGLDPEDARARLGRAGPNEIEAEEGVSPLRILFGVEPLGLVHWVQIAIAAAVFALLMALFVTVEDRYFERY